The Castanea sativa cultivar Marrone di Chiusa Pesio chromosome 4, ASM4071231v1 sequence AACCTGTGAACATCAAAAAGAAGTTAACTGTAATGATCTTTGAAGAATAACCTAAACAATATGAAGTTAACATTAAATTCTGCAATTTGTATTTATTCCACAACTCACCCCATATTCACAGATGGCAACAGTTTTCAACACAACAAGATCATAGTTATCCATGTAAGGCACGATAACAATATCTCCAAAATATTCTGCTTCTTTCTTCAACTCAACATTCACTTCCTTTCTTGCATGCTGTCCAAAAGTCAATTCAAAAGGTATTTAATAATATCCACCATGAAATTCATAATTAAGCCTACAGCCATTGAACTGCAAGTGCCAAAATTGATGTCACTTACCAGTGCTACAAAAAAACGAGCTACTACATTTGAAGACTTGATAAGATTATGCTGCATCCAAGACTTCCTTACAGCCATTCGCTCGGCAAAATGGTTGCCAGCAGAAAGAATACCAACGAAAAGCTCCACATGTTCATCTGGGAGTGGTGGGGCTTTCCATCTGCTTGAAAAATCAAGATGTTGCTGTGGAGCAAAACTAGGATGTGATGAAGGTAAAGAGGCAGCAAACACAGAGTGGATATCGACATCCCCACTCACTGATAGCCCAGTGGCATCCTCCAGAGTAAATCcctgttgaaattaaaaattaaaatcttaaaaataaaatccacatGATCCTAAGAAAAGTGAGTTACAGGATATTACTCACAGTGCGATATGGGAAAGAGGTGATATGCCTCCCACCAACATCAACGTGATAACCCTCCAGTCCAGCTCTAATAGTTAGAACAAAATGGTTTCCCTCCGAAAATGGGAATGGCAAGTCAACAGTAACCTTTTTGGTTTTGCCTATTAGCCGTTTTAACCACCATGTTGCCTTAGACTCCTCTGAGCGGCTGTCATCATCTCGAATCCACTTCTCACACTTCACCTGACCATCAACTGCAGCCAGTCAAAGAAATTTCTCAATTTGTTGCTACCACGGTAAAATTAGATGAAAGCAGCAGGAAATTTTCCAACATAAAGAAACcatggttgggtttttttttggaacagttttaaaaatatgtagaggataattaacttttcaaaagaacaaatggccaataataataaaaacattagaGTAGAAAAATGAGCAAGGAAGAAAACAACCACTAAAGTCCTCTACTTGGAAAATTTCCCCCCCTACCATGCCAACCCAGAACAGTTTTAAGAGACAAGCCTATCATTTTCTCGTGTCTTCTACCTGTATCTCAATGAAAGTATGTTTCTCCTTCATAAGCGTTGGTTTGTTAAGTTAAaggacattttttataaaactactATAACCAACTATGGTACTGAATGTTAGGATGTCAAGAAACAACCTGTTTTTAAAATGAATGTAGCTAAAATTAGAATGTTAAGATGGATAAATGTAAATACACGGAAAGACAGGATTTGAAATGATGAAATCCAATTAAAGATACGGGTAGCctctattgatgaaaagatatGGAAAATTAGCTTGAAATGGTTTCATCATGTGCAAAGGGGGAGAGCAATTAATGCAGTAGTAAAAAAGAGTGAATTGATTCAAGTTAAAGGAACAAAAAAGATAGAAGaataccaaaaataacattagtagaagtaaATAAAAAGGACATctcaattaaggaagtaataCAAACTATGACTTCAGATAAAATAGAATTGAGGATAAGTACACATGTGACCGGCTCTAACTAATCTTGTAgaggatccatagccaaccccaaaaaatttggtggtggttgttgacCTTCAATTTAATCATCAACATGTGAACCTCGAGTGGAAAAAACATTTCTCCTGCCTTTTCAAGGATGATTATTCTGAATGCCACTAGGGCAAATGGAGCAGGAACCAAGCTGGCCTTCCCATTGCTTAAACCCCCAATCCCTAGTGTGGGCAGGATTTGATCACAATTATAGCACGTTTTAacattttcagtttcaacaagtGGCAATTACTGGCAGGCCAGTTCAAAAATAAAGTGAGCTAAAATCACTTCCTGTCCAAAAGTTGAGGCAAACAGAAAGCCAGGTTtcataaatccaacaaaaagtaattatatttttgaacAACAAGTCTATCAACACCGAAATTTCACTGAATTTTTCACACACCCTTCCCCCTGTCCTTGCATTTTAGTGGACCCAGTCAAGGTGAGTGACAATTCTATGCCAGAGAGGATGTGAAAATAGGTGCCCCTAGCAGAACTGAGTTTTGAAACATGATCACCCTAGGGATCATAAAAAATCGACTAATCACCTATAagtttcttccttcttcacagGTGATAGGTAAACTTTCATAATTTATTCCAACATAACCTCAACTACTGTCTTAAAACTTTAAACCcactttatttcattttcatttcatttcacgCAAGAAATAAACTCAAAACTGACGCAACAAAGAAAACCCAACAAGAAAAAGCAAATCAATTTCCAATACTAAACACAAAATCTGAATGAAACACTCACTCACTTACCAGCTTCTTCATCAGCCTAttaaacaaaactcaaacaGACGCAACAAAGAAAACCCACCAACAAAAAAGCAAATCCCATTTCAAATaccacacatacacacacacacaaaatcatTAGCaacaaaatctaaacaaaacactcactcactcacttaCCAGTTTCTTCATCAGCCTTAGATTTCCATCCCTCACACCTCGAAGCTGTACCCCACTGCATCCTATAGCAAGTGTTGAGCTCAATCACTGGCTTTCCACTCCAATCCCCTCTCAACCTTGGATTGAAATGCAAAACTCGAGGTGGGTCTTCACCATCCACAGTCTTCAACCCTTGTAACTCAACTAGGAACTGCGAAACCATCACCGACTCTTCCTCATCTCTCAAAAGCGCAATCTTTGGGTCCTGCTCCGCATGTGCCTCTCTCGGCTTCCCCACCACACTCACATACGACCCCAACGTTAACCCACAAGGCAAAACCATCACTTTCTTCCGGGTCAAAAACTCCGACCCGTTTATCGCAACCGAGTTCGGGCACTGCTCCATGACCCGGTTCTCGGTttcctttctttcctctttccCGACCCGAATCTCTTCCCAGAACTTGCCTCCGATCTCCCACGCCACCCTCACCGACTTGTAAAGCTCCGAATCCCCACCCACGCGACCCGAAAACGAATTCGGGTCGAACCCCAACCCGGAAACGATTTTGTACCCGAAACGAGCCGGGCGTGGAGAGTTCGCCGAAATTAGCTTGTTCGGGCGAGTTGGGGCTCCTCGTTCTTCCAAATCCTCCTCCGATTCGAGCCGAGGAGGCCGAGAGAGCGAGTCTTGTGACACGGCACTGAACCCAGAGTTGAAAACGAAGGGGATTTCTAGGGTTACAAGAAGCATATACAAAAGTCCCAAACCGATCAGAATCTGAATCGATCTTTGTCTACTCAGGGACAAGAAAGTATCGAACTTTTCCAATTTAGCCCTCTTCATTAtcaaaaacccaacccaacccccCAAAATTTGattcaaaaccctaaaatctTTATCAATCTTTTACATGCAAAATTTGATTCACagttcaaaacaaaaatttgaatggGGAAATGGGTTACAGAAAAAAGAACTATatagaatttgaaaaaaagccagagagagagagagaaggttagGTCAGCAGCAACGGGCATAAGCGTGTGTAATAAGGGCGTGTTTGGGAATAGTGATTTGATTAGGAGGTCGGTGAAGAAAGCTTTTTCCTGAAAACACAGGCAAATTctgaattctttttcttttttttttaaatttttatgaggTTTAGTTTACGTTGAAAAggaaatgaaagagaaagagaaagagaattgggatttgaaattttgaatgattttttttttttttgggggagtttgttgaagtttttttttttaattaaaagaaaagacaaaggaATAGTCTCAATAAATTAATGCAGGTGGTGGGGTTGTGTACTCGCAGGGAGAGAGTACTACTCGCTTTGAGTGAGTTTTTCTTGTTCTTGGGGTAATTATCACTGTCTGGGAAAAGGTTGGAAAATGATGGGTAATTTTGTACAGTACTGAATCTATTGATATATTTGTCTCTTCTAGCTCGACTGTAAAATCAAAATCTGTTGCTGCGAAATTAGAATTCAATCTTCGTATACACCCAAAAATTAGTCAGTGTTTT is a genomic window containing:
- the LOC142631600 gene encoding hydroxyproline O-galactosyltransferase GALT6, giving the protein MKRAKLEKFDTFLSLSRQRSIQILIGLGLLYMLLVTLEIPFVFNSGFSAVSQDSLSRPPRLESEEDLEERGAPTRPNKLISANSPRPARFGYKIVSGLGFDPNSFSGRVGGDSELYKSVRVAWEIGGKFWEEIRVGKEERKETENRVMEQCPNSVAINGSEFLTRKKVMVLPCGLTLGSYVSVVGKPREAHAEQDPKIALLRDEEESVMVSQFLVELQGLKTVDGEDPPRVLHFNPRLRGDWSGKPVIELNTCYRMQWGTASRCEGWKSKADEETVDGQVKCEKWIRDDDSRSEESKATWWLKRLIGKTKKVTVDLPFPFSEGNHFVLTIRAGLEGYHVDVGGRHITSFPYRTGFTLEDATGLSVSGDVDIHSVFAASLPSSHPSFAPQQHLDFSSRWKAPPLPDEHVELFVGILSAGNHFAERMAVRKSWMQHNLIKSSNVVARFFVALHARKEVNVELKKEAEYFGDIVIVPYMDNYDLVVLKTVAICEYGVRTVSAKYIMKCDDDTFVRVDAALNEAKKVSEGRSLYIGNINYYHKPLRYGKWAVTYEEWPEEDYPPYANGPGYVLSSDIANFIVSEFEKHKLRLFKMEDVSMGMWVEQFNSTKPVVYQHSLKFCQFGCIEDYYTAHYQSPRQMICMWDKLLLHGKPQCCNMR